A genomic stretch from Arachis stenosperma cultivar V10309 chromosome 3, arast.V10309.gnm1.PFL2, whole genome shotgun sequence includes:
- the LOC130966188 gene encoding AT-rich interactive domain-containing protein 4 isoform X1 has translation MMFHSQGSSRPSSLLAVLNGGKSCEDKQKEKQEEASASENQSQYPFPELSSSGRLEVTVLTKPTVDELGRVIEQLQPDFVYLQGRQLEESGEIGSLIWEDFDLSSPEALCALFCSKLPNTVYLETPKGENLAEALHSKGIPYTIYWENDFLKYAASHFHQALFSVAQSTSSHTWDAFQLALATFRLYCVRNNVFPPNNNKGGGKLGPQILGDPPNIDVGTSEHDIEQEETEPESISAITIYDTDVNMRFLVCGVNCTSDAFLLGSLEDGLNALLCTEIRGCKLYNRTSAPLPPLQAATFSRGLVTMRCDISTCSSAHISLLVSGSADTCFNDQLLENHIKKELIEKSQLVQAVPNHVRSKLSYSEPRRSSSVACGSSVFEVCMRVPAWASQILRQLAPNVSYRSLVILGVASIQGLPVASFHKDDAERLLFFCTRKGKENSSNDPVFSGYPTWLMPPAPSRKRFEPCSRKKSEDFRSDRHKLDFAAMRPIPHSNYHKILPFSGLSEGERHGEHGKSNQLLAPIRHNVVGINSVPKRKSASNTFQALQVISLNPLPMKKHGCDRAPIRVCSEEEFLRDVMQFLIHRGHNRLVPPGGIAEFPDAILNAKRLDLFNLYREVVSRGGFHVGNGINWKGQVFSKMRNHTLTNRMTGVGNTLKRHYETYLLEYELAHDDVDGECCLLCHSSSAAGDWVNCGICGEWAHFGCDRRQGLGAFKDYAKTDGLEYVCPHCSISTYRKKSQKTLAFD, from the exons ATGATGTTCCATTCTCAGGGTTCTTCAAGGCCTTCTAGTCTTCTTGCTGTCCTGAATGGTGGTAAATCATGTGAGGATAAGCAAAAAGAGAAGCAAGAGGAAGCTTCTGCTTCGGAGAATCAATCACAATACCCCTTTCCGGAGCTTTCTTCCTCTGGTCGTCTTGAG GTGACGGTATTAACTAAACCTACTGTGGATGAACTCGGTCGAGTAATTGAGCAACTGCAGCCAGATTTTGTTTACCTACAAGGTAGACAGCTAGAAGAAAGTGGAGAAATTGGATCTCTTATATGGGAAGATTTTGACCTGTCTAGTCCAGAAGCATTATGTGCATTGTTTTGTTCAAAATTACCTAATACT GTTTATTTGGAAACTCCTAAGGGAGAAAACTTGGCAGAGGCACTCCACTCTAAG GGAATTCCTTACACCATATATTGGGAAAATGACTTTTTAAAGTATGCAGCTTCTCATTTTCATCAAGCTTTGTTCTCAGTGGCACAGAG TACATCGAGTCACACATGGGATGCTTTCCAGCTTGCTCTTGCAACTTTCAGACTATACTGTGTACGAAACAATGTCTTTCCTCCTAACAATAATAAAGGTGGTGGCAAGCTTGGGCCACAAATTCTTGGTGACCCTCCCAATATTGATGTTGGTACAAGTGAACATGACATAGAACAGGAGGAGACTGAACCTGAGAGCATTTCTGCTATAACAATATATGATACTGATGTGAACATGAGATTTCTTGTTTGTGGAGTTAATTGCACTTCG GATGCTTTTTTATTGGGGTCATTAGAGGATGGACTTAATGCTCTCCTATGCACAGAA ATACGTGGATGTAAACTTTACAACCGAACAAG TGCTCCACTACCACCTCTCCAAGCAGCAACATTCTCACGTGGTTTGGTGACCATGCGTTGTGATATATCCACTTGTAGTTCTGCTCATATATCACTTTTGGTGTCTGGTAGTGCAGATACTTGTTTTAATGATCAG CTTTTGGAGAATCATATTAAAAAAGAGCTCATTGAGAAGAGTCAGCTTGTTCAAGCAGTTCCTAATCACGTACGAAGCAAATTGTCTTACTCTGAGCCTCGAAGATCATCCTCAGTAGCCTGTGGATCAAGCGTCTTTGAAGTTTGCATGCGTGTTCCTGCATGGGCTTCACAG ATTCTGAGACAGCTGGCTCCTAATGTATCATACCGTAGCCTAGTGATTTTGGGAGTTGCTAGTATTCAAGGATTGCCAGTTGCATCATTTCATAAAGATGATGCTGAACGTCTCCTTTTCTTTTGTACTAGGAAGGGGAAAGAAAACTCTAGTAATGATCCTGTTTTCTCTGGGTATCCTACATGGCTGATGCCTCCAGCACCTAGTCGAAAAAGATTTGAACCATGCTCTAGGAAAAAGTCAGAGGATTTTCGTAGTGATAGACATAAATTAGATTTTGCTGCAATGAGACCAATTCCTCATTCTAATTATCATAAGATTCTTCCCTTTTCGGGATTATCTGAGGGTGAAAGGCATGGGGAACATGGAAAGTCAAATCAGTTACTTGCTCCTATTAGGCATAATGTTGTAGGCATAAATTCTGTACCAAAGAGGAAATCTGCATCAAACACATTTCAAGCTCTTCAGGTTATTTCTTTAAATCCGCTACCTATGAAAAAGCATGGTTGTGACAGAGCTCCGATACGAGTTTGCTCAGAG GAGGAATTCTTGAGGGATGTGATGCAGTTTCTAATCCATCGAGGGCATAATCGCCTAGTCCCACCGGGTGGGATAGCGGAGTTTCCTGATGCCATTCTCAATGCAAAACGCCTTGATCTTTTCAACCTGTATAGAGAG GTGGTTTCAAGAGGAGGCTTTCATGTTGGGAATGGTATCAACTGGAAAGGGCAAGTTTTCTCAAAGATGCGGAATCACACTTTGACAAATAGAATGACG GGTGTTGGCAATACATTGAAGAGACATTATGAGACTTATCTTTTAGAATATGAATTAGCTCACGATGACGTAGATGGGGAGTGCTGCTTGTTGTGTCACAG CAGTAGTGCAGCAGGGGACTGGGTGAACTGTGGTATATGTGGTGAGTGGGCTCACTTTGGATGTGATAGGCGGCAGGGACTTGGGGCATTTAAG GACTATGCTAAAACTGATGGGCTGGAATACGTTTGTCCTCACTGCAGCATTTCAACTTACAgaaaaaaatctcaaaaaacTCTCGCATTTGACTAG
- the LOC130966188 gene encoding AT-rich interactive domain-containing protein 4 isoform X2, with amino-acid sequence MMFHSQGSSRPSSLLAVLNGGKSCEDKQKEKQEEASASENQSQYPFPELSSSGRLEVTVLTKPTVDELGRVIEQLQPDFVYLQGRQLEESGEIGSLIWEDFDLSSPEALCALFCSKLPNTVYLETPKGENLAEALHSKGIPYTIYWENDFLKYAASHFHQALFSVAQSTSSHTWDAFQLALATFRLYCVRNNVFPPNNNKGGGKLGPQILGDPPNIDVGTSEHDIEQEETEPESISAITIYDTDVNMRFLVCGVNCTSDAFLLGSLEDGLNALLCTEIRGCKLYNRTSAPLPPLQAATFSRGLVTMRCDISTCSSAHISLLVSGSADTCFNDQLLENHIKKELIEKSQLVQAVPNHVRSKLSYSEPRRSSSVACGSSVFEVCMRVPAWASQILRQLAPNVSYRSLVILGVASIQGLPVASFHKDDAERLLFFCTRKGKENSSNDPVFSGYPTWLMPPAPSRKRFEPCSRKKSEDFRSDRHKLDFAAMRPIPHSNYHKILPFSGLSEGERHGEHGKSNQLLAPIRHNVVGINSVPKRKSASNTFQALQVISLNPLPMKKHGCDRAPIRVCSEEEFLRDVMQFLIHRGHNRLVPPGGIAEFPDAILNAKRLDLFNLYREVVSRGGFHVGNGINWKGQVFSKMRNHTLTNRMTGVGNTLKRHYETYLLEYELAHDDVDGECCLLCHSSAAGDWVNCGICGEWAHFGCDRRQGLGAFKDYAKTDGLEYVCPHCSISTYRKKSQKTLAFD; translated from the exons ATGATGTTCCATTCTCAGGGTTCTTCAAGGCCTTCTAGTCTTCTTGCTGTCCTGAATGGTGGTAAATCATGTGAGGATAAGCAAAAAGAGAAGCAAGAGGAAGCTTCTGCTTCGGAGAATCAATCACAATACCCCTTTCCGGAGCTTTCTTCCTCTGGTCGTCTTGAG GTGACGGTATTAACTAAACCTACTGTGGATGAACTCGGTCGAGTAATTGAGCAACTGCAGCCAGATTTTGTTTACCTACAAGGTAGACAGCTAGAAGAAAGTGGAGAAATTGGATCTCTTATATGGGAAGATTTTGACCTGTCTAGTCCAGAAGCATTATGTGCATTGTTTTGTTCAAAATTACCTAATACT GTTTATTTGGAAACTCCTAAGGGAGAAAACTTGGCAGAGGCACTCCACTCTAAG GGAATTCCTTACACCATATATTGGGAAAATGACTTTTTAAAGTATGCAGCTTCTCATTTTCATCAAGCTTTGTTCTCAGTGGCACAGAG TACATCGAGTCACACATGGGATGCTTTCCAGCTTGCTCTTGCAACTTTCAGACTATACTGTGTACGAAACAATGTCTTTCCTCCTAACAATAATAAAGGTGGTGGCAAGCTTGGGCCACAAATTCTTGGTGACCCTCCCAATATTGATGTTGGTACAAGTGAACATGACATAGAACAGGAGGAGACTGAACCTGAGAGCATTTCTGCTATAACAATATATGATACTGATGTGAACATGAGATTTCTTGTTTGTGGAGTTAATTGCACTTCG GATGCTTTTTTATTGGGGTCATTAGAGGATGGACTTAATGCTCTCCTATGCACAGAA ATACGTGGATGTAAACTTTACAACCGAACAAG TGCTCCACTACCACCTCTCCAAGCAGCAACATTCTCACGTGGTTTGGTGACCATGCGTTGTGATATATCCACTTGTAGTTCTGCTCATATATCACTTTTGGTGTCTGGTAGTGCAGATACTTGTTTTAATGATCAG CTTTTGGAGAATCATATTAAAAAAGAGCTCATTGAGAAGAGTCAGCTTGTTCAAGCAGTTCCTAATCACGTACGAAGCAAATTGTCTTACTCTGAGCCTCGAAGATCATCCTCAGTAGCCTGTGGATCAAGCGTCTTTGAAGTTTGCATGCGTGTTCCTGCATGGGCTTCACAG ATTCTGAGACAGCTGGCTCCTAATGTATCATACCGTAGCCTAGTGATTTTGGGAGTTGCTAGTATTCAAGGATTGCCAGTTGCATCATTTCATAAAGATGATGCTGAACGTCTCCTTTTCTTTTGTACTAGGAAGGGGAAAGAAAACTCTAGTAATGATCCTGTTTTCTCTGGGTATCCTACATGGCTGATGCCTCCAGCACCTAGTCGAAAAAGATTTGAACCATGCTCTAGGAAAAAGTCAGAGGATTTTCGTAGTGATAGACATAAATTAGATTTTGCTGCAATGAGACCAATTCCTCATTCTAATTATCATAAGATTCTTCCCTTTTCGGGATTATCTGAGGGTGAAAGGCATGGGGAACATGGAAAGTCAAATCAGTTACTTGCTCCTATTAGGCATAATGTTGTAGGCATAAATTCTGTACCAAAGAGGAAATCTGCATCAAACACATTTCAAGCTCTTCAGGTTATTTCTTTAAATCCGCTACCTATGAAAAAGCATGGTTGTGACAGAGCTCCGATACGAGTTTGCTCAGAG GAGGAATTCTTGAGGGATGTGATGCAGTTTCTAATCCATCGAGGGCATAATCGCCTAGTCCCACCGGGTGGGATAGCGGAGTTTCCTGATGCCATTCTCAATGCAAAACGCCTTGATCTTTTCAACCTGTATAGAGAG GTGGTTTCAAGAGGAGGCTTTCATGTTGGGAATGGTATCAACTGGAAAGGGCAAGTTTTCTCAAAGATGCGGAATCACACTTTGACAAATAGAATGACG GGTGTTGGCAATACATTGAAGAGACATTATGAGACTTATCTTTTAGAATATGAATTAGCTCACGATGACGTAGATGGGGAGTGCTGCTTGTTGTGTCACAG TAGTGCAGCAGGGGACTGGGTGAACTGTGGTATATGTGGTGAGTGGGCTCACTTTGGATGTGATAGGCGGCAGGGACTTGGGGCATTTAAG GACTATGCTAAAACTGATGGGCTGGAATACGTTTGTCCTCACTGCAGCATTTCAACTTACAgaaaaaaatctcaaaaaacTCTCGCATTTGACTAG
- the LOC130966189 gene encoding E3 ubiquitin-protein ligase RSL1-like, which yields MSLQSPLNPQTGSNRRRRTAPIPPSNDVIDVDNFVFTPVTHKGTDKTTPISVEHYALDRDLQLAIAASLAVPLPHLINLSSDDDDDVSILAAKPENTPFGKRRKRDNNENEKGESSNSAPPFICEICTETKSLVESFCVTGCHHSYCNDCVILYVGSKLQENVINIRCPVPGCKGLLELEDCREILPKEVFDRWGMAMCEAVVVEGERFYCPFKDCSALMINDGGELVRQSECPNCRRLFCAQCKVAWHDGIGCDEFQTLNKDEREKEDIMLMNLAKTKKWKRCPTCKYYVEKSEGCMYMKCRCGYAFCYSCGALSNKNTHYCSSCKR from the exons ATGAGCCTCCAGTCCCCTCTGAATCCCCAAACAGGATCAAACAGAAGGAGAAGGACTGCACCGATTCCCCCTTCCAACGATGTAATCGACGTTGACAATTTCGTCTTCACCCCAGTCACTCACAAGGGCACAGACAAGACCACACCCATCTCCGTCGAACACTACGCCCTAGACAGGGACCTCCAGCTCGCAATCGCCGCCTCCCTCGCTGTCCCGCTACCTCATCTCATCAACCTATCCTccgacgacgacgacgacgtCAGCATCCTCGCTGCAAAACCCGAAAATACCCCTTTCGGGAAACGAAGAAAGAGGGACAACAATGAGAACGAGAAAGGCGAGTCCTCCAACAGCGCCCCACCATTCATCTGCGAAATCTGCACTGAAACAAAGTCATTAGTGGAGTCTTTCTGCGTCACCGGTTGCCACCACTCTTACTGCAACGACTGTGTGATACTGTATGTTGGGTCGAAGCTTCAGGAGAATGTGATTAACATTCGGTGTCCGGTGCCAGGATGCAAGGGGCTTTTAGAGCTGGAAGATTGTCGTGAGATTCTCCCGAAGGAGGTTTTCGATCGATGGGGGATGGCCATGTGTGAGGCTGTGGTTGTTGAGGGTGAGAGATTCTATTGCCCTTTCAAGGACTGCTCAGCGCTTATGATCAACGACGGCGGAGAGTTGGTGAGGCAATCAGAGTGCCCTAACTGTCGGAGGCTGTTCTGTGCCCAGTGCAAGGTTGCTTGGCATGATGGGATTGGCTGCGACGAGTTTCAGACCCTGAATAAGGATGAGAGGGAGAAGGAGGATATTATGCTGATGAATCTGGCTAAAACCAAGAAGTGGAAGAGGTGCCCCACGTGCAAGTATTATGTTGAGAAATCTGAGGGCTGCATGTACATGAAATGCAG ATGTGGATATGCCTTCTGTTACAGCTGTGGAGCTCTTTCCAACAAAAATACCCACTATTGCAGCAGCTGCAAGCGTTAA